The following proteins come from a genomic window of Dongia rigui:
- a CDS encoding Rrf2 family transcriptional regulator, translating into MQLTQFSDYSLRALIYLGLRDGALATIEEIAAAYDISESHLTKVVHKLGRLGVIDTVRGRGGGMRLGRRPADINIGATLRLTEGNLTIVECFDVVHNTCPIAPVCGLNGVLAEALQAFMSVLDRYTLADIIKNRRDLAALLPMLDEEVVRRRPVSSS; encoded by the coding sequence ATGCAATTGACCCAGTTCTCGGACTATTCCCTGCGCGCCCTGATCTATCTCGGCCTGCGTGACGGCGCCCTCGCCACGATCGAGGAAATCGCCGCGGCCTACGACATTTCCGAAAGTCACCTGACCAAGGTCGTCCACAAGCTGGGGCGCCTTGGCGTCATCGACACGGTGCGCGGGCGCGGTGGCGGCATGCGCCTCGGCCGGCGGCCCGCCGATATCAATATCGGCGCCACGCTGCGCCTGACGGAAGGCAATCTCACCATCGTCGAATGCTTCGACGTGGTCCACAATACCTGCCCGATCGCCCCCGTCTGCGGCCTCAACGGGGTGCTCGCTGAAGCGCTTCAGGCTTTCATGTCGGTGCTCGATCGCTATACCTTGGCCGACATCATCAAGAATCGACGCGATCTCGCCGCGCTGTTGCCGATGCTGGACGAGGAGGTTGTCCGCCGCCGCCCGGTTTCTTCGTCTTAA
- a CDS encoding oxidoreductase yields the protein MPRNPRYDILFEPVKIGPVTAKNRFYQVPHCTGMGYDLPHSVSRLRELKGEGGWGVINTEYCSMHWSSEDAPYRLCALWDDNDIKTQSLTTEKIKRHGALAGVELWHGGNHSPNRWSRETPLSPSGSTQHAVFPMQTRAMDKEDIRNLRRWQVQAAKRAKRAGFDIVYVYAGHGYLPFQFITQRWNQRTDEYGGSIENRSRLLREMIEETKDAIGDTCAVAVRLAVDELLGADGVQAAEEGEAVISLLAELPDLWDVNVSYVDNDSLSSRFGPEAHQEKFTGFVKKLTTKPVVGVGRFTSPDTMVDQVKRGVLDFIGAARPSIADPFIPKKIDEGAEEDIRECIGCNICRAQNNTGVPIRCTQNPTMGEEYRRGWHPEIMNPKNGYAEDPVLVVGAGPAGLECAMSLAKRGYDVALADAARELGGRLNFEPKLPTLSAWVRVRDYRLGQIAKLSNIEIFRESRMDKAGLLESGYKHIILATGATWRRDGVGHNNYFAVPGMDRANVLTPDDIMKGKSVSGDVIVYDDDQYYMAAVIAEKLVQAGCNVTFVTPGLDVASWSLYTDEQFKVQVRLMKLGIKLVLTHRLAAWKGDHGVFACNYTGAEKRINGTTLVSATSRLSDDALYLDLKADEAARKEAGILTLKNIGDADVPGAIVHAVYAGHKAAREFGEVIDPDQFPFKRELVFVK from the coding sequence GTGCCGCGCAATCCTCGTTACGACATCCTGTTCGAGCCTGTGAAGATCGGGCCGGTGACGGCCAAGAACCGCTTCTATCAAGTGCCGCACTGCACCGGCATGGGCTACGACCTGCCGCATTCCGTCTCACGACTGCGCGAACTGAAGGGTGAGGGCGGCTGGGGTGTCATCAACACCGAATACTGTTCGATGCATTGGTCATCGGAAGACGCGCCCTATCGCCTCTGTGCGCTGTGGGATGACAACGACATCAAGACGCAGTCTTTGACGACCGAGAAGATCAAGCGCCACGGTGCCTTGGCCGGTGTGGAACTGTGGCACGGCGGTAATCACAGTCCCAACCGCTGGAGCCGTGAGACACCGCTGTCGCCCTCAGGCTCGACCCAGCATGCGGTCTTTCCGATGCAGACCCGTGCCATGGACAAGGAAGATATCCGCAACCTGCGGCGCTGGCAGGTGCAGGCGGCCAAGCGCGCCAAGCGTGCGGGCTTCGACATCGTCTATGTCTATGCCGGTCACGGCTATTTGCCGTTCCAGTTCATCACCCAGCGCTGGAACCAGCGCACGGACGAATATGGCGGATCGATCGAAAACCGCTCGCGCCTGCTGCGCGAAATGATCGAGGAGACCAAGGACGCCATCGGCGACACCTGTGCGGTCGCCGTGCGCCTTGCTGTCGATGAATTGTTGGGGGCCGACGGCGTGCAGGCAGCGGAGGAGGGCGAGGCGGTGATTTCACTGCTGGCCGAGCTCCCCGATCTCTGGGACGTCAATGTCTCCTATGTCGACAACGATTCCCTTTCCTCCCGCTTTGGACCGGAAGCGCATCAGGAGAAATTCACCGGTTTCGTCAAGAAGCTGACCACCAAGCCGGTGGTTGGGGTCGGCCGTTTCACGTCGCCCGACACCATGGTCGATCAAGTGAAACGTGGCGTGCTCGACTTCATCGGAGCGGCGCGCCCTTCCATCGCCGATCCCTTCATTCCGAAGAAGATTGACGAAGGCGCCGAGGAAGATATCCGCGAATGCATCGGCTGCAACATCTGCCGCGCGCAGAACAACACGGGTGTCCCCATCCGCTGCACCCAGAATCCGACCATGGGCGAGGAATATCGCCGCGGCTGGCACCCGGAAATCATGAACCCCAAGAACGGCTATGCCGAGGATCCGGTGCTGGTCGTCGGTGCCGGTCCGGCCGGGCTCGAATGCGCCATGTCGCTGGCCAAGCGCGGCTATGACGTGGCGCTGGCCGATGCCGCGCGCGAACTTGGCGGCCGCCTCAATTTCGAACCGAAACTGCCGACGCTCTCCGCCTGGGTGCGTGTGCGTGACTATCGCCTGGGGCAGATCGCCAAGCTCTCCAATATCGAGATCTTCCGCGAAAGCCGCATGGACAAGGCGGGCCTGCTGGAGAGCGGGTACAAGCACATTATCCTCGCGACGGGCGCCACCTGGCGGCGCGACGGCGTCGGCCACAACAATTACTTTGCCGTGCCGGGCATGGACCGCGCCAATGTGCTGACCCCAGACGACATCATGAAGGGCAAGTCGGTCAGCGGCGATGTGATCGTCTATGACGACGATCAATATTACATGGCCGCCGTCATTGCCGAAAAGCTGGTCCAGGCCGGCTGTAACGTCACCTTCGTCACCCCCGGCCTCGATGTGGCCAGCTGGTCGCTATATACCGACGAGCAGTTCAAGGTGCAGGTGCGCCTGATGAAGCTCGGCATCAAGCTGGTCCTCACCCATCGCCTTGCGGCATGGAAGGGCGACCACGGCGTCTTTGCCTGCAACTACACGGGTGCTGAGAAACGCATCAATGGGACGACCCTGGTCAGCGCCACCTCGCGCCTCTCCGACGACGCGCTCTATCTCGACCTGAAGGCGGACGAGGCAGCACGCAAGGAGGCGGGTATCCTGACGCTGAAGAACATCGGCGATGCCGATGTGCCGGGTGCCATCGTGCATGCCGTTTATGCCGGCCACAAGGCCGCGCGCGAGTTCGGCGAGGTGATCGATCCAGATCAGTTCCCGTTCAAGCGTGAACTCGTTTTCGTGAAATAG
- the accD gene encoding acetyl-CoA carboxylase, carboxyltransferase subunit beta, with the protein MSWLTNFVRPKIRKLVQKTDVPENLWDKCPACGQMIFHRELDANQRVCTHCGHHMRIDVKRRLEIMFDEGKYERIDLPKVAIDPLKFKDRKRYVDRLKEAQAKSEEQDAIVVAYGTMSGVEAVVAAFNFDFMGGSMGMAVGEGLVAAADLAVKRKAALVAVPASGGARMQEGILSLMQMPRTTIAVDQVKEAGLPFIVLLTDPTTGGVSASFAMLGDVQIAEPGAQIGFAGARVIEETIREKLPEGFQRAEYLLEHGIIDLVIARKDLREQIGRVIGLLTKQSAGA; encoded by the coding sequence ATGAGCTGGCTTACTAATTTCGTTCGGCCGAAGATTCGCAAACTGGTGCAGAAGACGGATGTTCCCGAGAATCTCTGGGACAAATGCCCAGCCTGCGGACAGATGATCTTCCATCGCGAGCTCGACGCCAATCAGCGCGTCTGCACGCATTGCGGCCATCACATGCGCATCGACGTGAAGCGCCGCCTCGAAATCATGTTCGATGAGGGGAAGTACGAGCGCATCGACCTGCCCAAGGTCGCCATCGACCCGCTGAAGTTCAAGGACCGCAAGCGCTATGTCGATCGCTTGAAGGAAGCCCAGGCCAAATCTGAAGAGCAGGACGCGATCGTCGTCGCCTACGGCACGATGAGCGGGGTCGAGGCCGTGGTGGCCGCCTTCAATTTCGACTTCATGGGCGGTTCCATGGGCATGGCGGTCGGTGAAGGCCTGGTGGCTGCCGCCGATCTTGCCGTGAAGCGCAAGGCCGCGCTGGTTGCCGTGCCCGCCTCCGGTGGCGCCCGCATGCAGGAAGGCATCCTTTCATTGATGCAGATGCCGCGCACGACCATTGCCGTCGACCAGGTGAAGGAAGCGGGCCTCCCCTTCATCGTGCTGCTGACCGATCCGACGACCGGCGGCGTCTCCGCCTCCTTTGCCATGCTGGGCGACGTCCAGATTGCCGAACCGGGCGCCCAGATCGGCTTTGCCGGTGCGCGCGTGATCGAGGAGACCATTCGCGAGAAGTTGCCGGAAGGCTTCCAGCGCGCCGAATACCTGCTGGAACACGGCATCATCGATCTGGTCATCGCCCGCAAGGATCTGCGCGAGCAGATCGGCCGCGTGATCGGGCTCCTCACCAAGCAGTCGGCCGGCGCGTGA
- the trpA gene encoding tryptophan synthase subunit alpha: MSTRIERRFAELKAAKRGGLVVFVTAGDPTYEVSREIVLALPNAGADVIELGMPFTDPMADGPAIQASSLRALKNGQNMKKTLSLVAEFRAKDQNTPIVLMGYYNPIYSYGVDTFLKDANAAGVDGLIVVDLPPEEDSELCLPAMKAGINFIRLATPTTDDQRLPTVLKNTSGFVYYVSIMGITGTRAASDTDITAAVGRLKRHTDLPIAVGFGISTPERAAAVAKVADAAVVGSAIVNKIAAEVGPDGKPGPRAAQAAIDLVKSLADGVRAARA; the protein is encoded by the coding sequence ATGAGCACGCGTATCGAGCGGCGCTTTGCCGAATTGAAAGCGGCCAAGCGCGGCGGCCTGGTGGTGTTCGTCACCGCCGGCGATCCCACTTACGAAGTCTCGCGCGAAATCGTTCTGGCGTTGCCCAATGCCGGTGCTGATGTGATCGAGCTTGGCATGCCGTTCACCGACCCGATGGCCGACGGACCGGCCATCCAGGCATCTTCTCTGCGCGCGTTGAAGAACGGGCAGAACATGAAGAAGACGCTGAGCCTGGTTGCCGAGTTCCGCGCCAAGGACCAGAACACGCCGATCGTCCTCATGGGCTATTACAACCCGATCTATTCCTATGGCGTCGACACGTTCCTCAAGGATGCGAATGCGGCCGGCGTCGACGGCCTCATCGTCGTCGATCTGCCGCCGGAAGAAGATAGCGAATTGTGCCTGCCCGCCATGAAGGCCGGCATCAACTTCATCCGCCTGGCGACACCGACGACCGATGACCAGCGCCTGCCGACGGTGCTGAAGAACACCTCGGGCTTCGTCTATTACGTTTCGATCATGGGCATCACCGGCACGCGCGCCGCGTCCGACACGGACATCACGGCGGCGGTCGGCCGGCTGAAGCGCCACACCGATCTGCCGATCGCCGTCGGCTTCGGCATCTCGACGCCGGAACGTGCCGCGGCGGTGGCCAAGGTGGCCGACGCCGCCGTGGTCGGTTCCGCCATCGTCAACAAGATCGCAGCCGAAGTTGGCCCGGACGGCAAGCCTGGCCCGCGCGCGGCGCAGGCGGCAATCGACCTCGTGAAAAGCCTCGCCGACGGCGTGCGCGCGGCGCGCGCCTGA
- a CDS encoding phosphoribosylanthranilate isomerase, whose amino-acid sequence MAIDVKICGLKTPAAVNASVEGGARMLGFNFYAPSSRCITPALAGALGQLVPPHVVKVGLVVDADDAAIASILAEAKLDMLQLHGHETPERTAEVRSRFGLPVMKVISVSEAADVAAAQRFEPVADRLLFDAKPPKAMKDALPGGNAISFDWSLLQGQNFGRPWMLAGGLHAGNVAEAVRATGAKAVDLSSGVEDRPGEKSLSKIKTFLALAQTL is encoded by the coding sequence ATGGCGATCGACGTAAAGATCTGCGGGTTGAAGACGCCGGCGGCGGTGAATGCCTCCGTCGAGGGCGGCGCGCGGATGCTGGGCTTCAATTTCTACGCCCCGAGTTCGCGCTGTATCACACCGGCGCTGGCCGGCGCATTGGGTCAATTAGTCCCGCCGCATGTGGTCAAGGTCGGCCTCGTCGTCGACGCCGATGACGCCGCCATTGCGTCGATCCTGGCCGAGGCGAAGCTCGACATGCTGCAATTGCATGGTCATGAAACGCCCGAGCGGACCGCCGAGGTGAGATCGCGTTTCGGCCTGCCGGTGATGAAGGTTATCAGCGTTTCCGAAGCAGCCGACGTCGCTGCAGCCCAACGCTTTGAGCCGGTCGCCGACCGCCTTCTGTTCGATGCCAAGCCGCCCAAGGCCATGAAGGATGCGCTGCCCGGCGGCAATGCCATCTCTTTCGACTGGTCACTGCTTCAGGGGCAGAACTTTGGCAGGCCCTGGATGCTGGCTGGCGGGCTCCATGCCGGGAACGTGGCGGAGGCAGTGCGGGCGACTGGCGCCAAGGCGGTTGACCTGTCATCTGGGGTCGAGGACCGCCCGGGTGAAAAAAGTCTCAGTAAAATCAAGACGTTCCTGGCATTGGCCCAGACCTTATGA
- a CDS encoding trypsin-like serine peptidase, which translates to MIVGNKQAIAGWYRAAVVALAVSLAGCAAPVAPAPGPVSPPPAAAAPWTAAIGRLDVAGAASCTAVLVKATLILTAAHCLHQNPTVSPPASLRFNPNLGAALALPPAQGQRLVALGGDVREGHLARPEQIMKDWALIEIAPAVTGVAPLPLASLSTDEAVSRLAHGGTLFTAGYGQGWMKRLEQHSACGIVEDPHIFASYRNRLLVTNCIIRIGDSGGPIILMDSGGKPRFLGIFAGFDTRRGLSYAVATGPILRRLAQTPVSALPASPLPLAILSADVSVASVGPAPWDGQQHGRD; encoded by the coding sequence GTGATCGTGGGGAATAAGCAGGCGATCGCGGGCTGGTATCGAGCGGCTGTCGTCGCCCTGGCCGTCAGCCTTGCGGGTTGTGCGGCGCCGGTGGCGCCGGCGCCGGGTCCCGTCTCGCCGCCGCCGGCGGCTGCGGCGCCCTGGACCGCCGCCATCGGCCGGCTGGATGTCGCGGGGGCAGCCTCCTGCACGGCCGTCCTGGTGAAAGCGACGTTGATCCTGACGGCGGCGCATTGCCTTCACCAGAATCCCACGGTGAGCCCGCCAGCCAGCTTGCGCTTCAATCCCAATTTAGGTGCCGCGCTGGCGCTGCCCCCGGCCCAGGGCCAGCGGCTGGTGGCTCTGGGTGGCGATGTGCGCGAGGGCCATTTGGCCCGGCCCGAGCAGATCATGAAGGACTGGGCGCTGATCGAGATCGCCCCGGCGGTGACGGGCGTCGCGCCGCTGCCGCTCGCGAGCCTCTCGACCGACGAGGCCGTCAGCCGCCTCGCGCATGGCGGAACACTCTTTACCGCCGGCTACGGCCAGGGCTGGATGAAACGCCTCGAGCAACACAGCGCCTGCGGCATCGTGGAAGACCCCCATATTTTCGCCAGCTATCGCAACCGACTGCTGGTCACCAATTGCATCATCCGCATCGGCGACAGCGGCGGGCCCATTATCCTGATGGATAGCGGGGGTAAGCCGCGTTTTCTGGGGATTTTCGCTGGCTTCGATACCAGGCGCGGGCTGTCCTATGCGGTGGCGACGGGGCCGATCCTGCGTCGGTTGGCACAAACCCCTGTCAGCGCCCTGCCGGCAAGCCCGCTGCCGCTGGCCATTCTGTCGGCAGATGTCTCGGTAGCGTCGGTCGGGCCCGCACCCTGGGACGGCCAGCAGCACGGGCGCGATTGA
- the trpB gene encoding tryptophan synthase subunit beta, which produces MTTAPAATPNSYRTGPDEHGRFGIFGGRFVAETLMPLILEVEKAYTAAKRDPKFAEEMAYYREHYIGRPSPLYFAERLTAELGGAKIYMKRDELNHTGSHKVNNCLGQALLAKRMKKTRIIAETGAGQHGVATATLCALFNLPCTVYMGATDIARQQPNVFRMKLLGAEVIPVHSGTATLKDAMNEALRDWVANVENTFYIIGTAAGPHPYPSMVRDFQSVIGVETKEQMLKAEGRLPDTLVACIGGGSNAIGLFHPFLDDRDVEIIGVEAGGDGVETGRHAASLTGGRPGVLHGNRTYLLQDDDGQIIDAHSISAGLDYPGIGPEHSWLHEMKRVKYVSATDQEALDAFQLLAKIEGIIPALEPAHALAYVRKLAPQRAKDQIIVMNLCGRGDKDIFAVAERLGTAL; this is translated from the coding sequence GTGACCACAGCCCCTGCTGCCACCCCCAATTCATATCGGACCGGACCGGACGAACATGGCCGGTTCGGCATCTTCGGCGGGCGCTTCGTCGCCGAGACCCTGATGCCCCTGATCCTCGAGGTCGAGAAGGCCTATACCGCGGCCAAGCGCGACCCGAAATTCGCCGAGGAGATGGCATATTACCGGGAGCATTACATCGGCCGGCCGAGCCCGCTCTATTTCGCGGAACGCCTCACGGCCGAGCTTGGCGGCGCCAAGATCTACATGAAGCGCGACGAGCTCAACCATACCGGCTCGCACAAGGTGAACAACTGCCTGGGCCAGGCCCTGCTCGCCAAGCGCATGAAGAAAACGCGCATCATCGCCGAGACCGGCGCCGGCCAGCATGGCGTGGCGACCGCGACGCTCTGCGCGCTCTTCAACCTGCCGTGCACGGTCTATATGGGGGCGACCGATATCGCCCGCCAGCAGCCCAATGTATTTCGCATGAAGCTGCTGGGCGCCGAGGTCATCCCGGTCCATAGCGGTACAGCGACATTGAAGGACGCGATGAACGAAGCGTTGCGCGACTGGGTCGCCAATGTCGAGAACACGTTCTACATCATCGGCACCGCGGCGGGTCCGCACCCCTATCCCAGCATGGTACGCGATTTTCAGTCGGTGATCGGGGTCGAGACGAAGGAACAGATGCTGAAGGCCGAAGGGCGGCTGCCGGATACGCTGGTCGCCTGCATCGGCGGCGGTTCGAACGCCATCGGCCTCTTTCATCCCTTCCTCGACGACCGTGACGTCGAGATCATCGGCGTCGAGGCCGGCGGTGACGGCGTCGAGACGGGCCGCCATGCGGCCTCTCTCACCGGCGGCCGTCCCGGCGTCCTCCACGGCAACCGGACCTATCTGCTGCAGGACGATGACGGGCAGATCATCGACGCACACTCCATCTCGGCCGGCCTTGATTATCCGGGCATCGGACCGGAACATTCGTGGCTGCACGAGATGAAGCGCGTCAAGTATGTATCGGCCACGGATCAGGAAGCGCTCGACGCCTTCCAGTTGCTGGCCAAGATCGAAGGCATCATTCCGGCCCTGGAACCGGCCCATGCGTTGGCATATGTACGCAAGCTGGCGCCGCAACGGGCCAAGGACCAGATCATCGTCATGAATCTTTGCGGGCGTGGTGACAAAGACATCTTCGCCGTCGCCGAACGGCTGGGAACCGCACTATGA
- the pyrF gene encoding orotidine-5'-phosphate decarboxylase, with amino-acid sequence MGSKGQVLAALDTVSVNEAVDWAHKLDGAVAGLKLGLEFYLANGQLGYRRIAATGLPIFLDLKLHDIPNTVAGAVKAIAPLQPAILTVHAGGGLAMMQAARESAAENADKLNVKRPSIVAVTVLTSLDDNDLKAVGQAAPVSDQVKRLAALARSAGLDGVVCSPHEIEALRADMGEDFLLVVPGVRPGGAASGDQKRVRAPGDAAKAGADYLVIGRPITQAADPRDAASRIVLEIGSVLGQSGH; translated from the coding sequence GTGGGCAGCAAGGGACAGGTTCTGGCAGCGCTCGACACGGTTTCGGTCAACGAAGCGGTCGATTGGGCCCATAAGCTCGATGGCGCGGTCGCCGGGCTGAAACTGGGGCTTGAGTTCTACCTCGCCAACGGCCAGCTGGGTTATCGGCGCATCGCTGCCACGGGCCTGCCGATCTTCCTCGATCTGAAACTCCACGACATCCCGAATACGGTGGCGGGCGCGGTGAAAGCGATCGCTCCTTTGCAGCCCGCGATCCTCACCGTCCATGCCGGCGGCGGTCTTGCCATGATGCAGGCGGCGCGCGAATCGGCGGCCGAGAACGCCGACAAGTTGAACGTCAAACGGCCAAGCATCGTCGCCGTCACCGTTCTGACCTCGCTCGACGACAATGACCTCAAGGCAGTCGGCCAGGCTGCCCCGGTGAGCGACCAGGTGAAGCGCCTGGCAGCACTTGCCCGCAGCGCCGGCCTCGACGGCGTCGTCTGTTCGCCGCATGAGATTGAAGCCTTGCGCGCCGATATGGGCGAGGATTTCCTGCTGGTGGTGCCGGGGGTTCGTCCCGGTGGTGCCGCCAGCGGCGACCAGAAGCGCGTGCGGGCACCCGGCGATGCCGCCAAGGCGGGTGCTGACTACCTCGTCATCGGTCGACCGATCACCCAGGCCGCCGACCCACGCGACGCGGCCAGCCGCATCGTGCTGGAGATCGGCTCGGTGCTGGGTCAGTCCGGCCACTGA
- a CDS encoding trypsin-like serine peptidase — MTRLFPTHPSPARAACLILFAALMAGCTTPVRTVDRPSGPLPWSAAIGRLDAEDGSCSATLVKPDVILTASHCLYGRGSEARITDFQFTPALDVGRERLKPAKVTAVIDMGWPIKSDNSGKLRGEPKDDWAVLRISPAVTYLEPMKVEKLSVDAIDARIKNGAKLSHAGYGVYGAFSGKRLQVRDNCYLVTDADKMLKVSHDVIVNRCEVIPGDSGGPIMLTDPRGARVVVGVVTNLWGDHGQKDFVSFGPASIYFADKIGAGAATTSAQ, encoded by the coding sequence ATGACGCGTTTGTTCCCGACGCATCCGTCGCCAGCCAGGGCCGCCTGCCTCATCCTGTTCGCGGCCCTCATGGCCGGTTGCACGACGCCTGTCCGCACGGTCGACCGGCCGAGTGGTCCGCTGCCCTGGAGCGCCGCCATCGGCCGCCTGGATGCCGAGGACGGCTCCTGCTCAGCGACGCTGGTCAAGCCGGACGTTATCCTGACGGCCTCGCATTGCCTTTATGGGCGGGGAAGCGAAGCGCGTATTACCGATTTTCAGTTCACCCCGGCGCTCGACGTCGGCCGCGAAAGGCTGAAACCAGCCAAGGTGACTGCCGTCATCGACATGGGCTGGCCGATCAAATCCGACAACAGCGGCAAGTTGCGGGGCGAGCCGAAAGACGACTGGGCCGTCCTGCGCATTTCGCCGGCTGTCACCTATCTCGAACCGATGAAGGTCGAGAAGCTGAGCGTCGATGCCATCGATGCGCGTATCAAGAATGGCGCCAAGCTGTCCCATGCCGGGTACGGGGTCTATGGTGCTTTTTCGGGCAAGCGGCTGCAAGTGCGGGATAACTGCTATCTGGTGACCGATGCAGACAAAATGCTGAAGGTGTCGCACGACGTCATCGTCAATCGCTGTGAAGTCATTCCGGGCGATTCCGGCGGTCCGATCATGCTGACCGATCCGAGAGGCGCCCGAGTCGTCGTCGGCGTCGTGACCAATCTTTGGGGTGATCACGGGCAGAAGGATTTCGTCAGCTTCGGCCCGGCATCGATCTATTTCGCCGACAAGATCGGCGCAGGTGCCGCTACGACCTCGGCCCAGTGA